Part of the bacterium genome is shown below.
GGCCGCCTCATCTTCAACCAGAAGGATGGTGGGAGGGGAGTTGTTGGCGCAAAACGGTTTGATATTTTTGCTGGCAAAGAAGCTTTCCTGGATACGGATCTGGCCGAGGAGCTGTCTGTTCCTGAGCAGCGACCCCACTCTGGAAAGAAGCTCCAGGGATTTGACTGGCCTGATAAGGGTGTCGTCACAGGAATCCCTCTGAATGTCCCGAACGTAATCTCCGCCATCAGGTTCCCTCAGGTGCAGAAGGGGGAGGGGAGATGCCTCTTCAAGTCGCTGCATAAGGTCGGAGAAGGAGCCGGTCTCATCCTGGGCGTGATCGGCATCCACAATGATAAGGTGAGGTATGCTGTCGGCAAGGCAGGACAGCGCCTCGTCGGAACTGTGAAAGGCGGCAATGTTGTAATCGGCTCCCAGCAGTTGGGCCCTTAATGCGGTTCTCTCGGAGTTTTCCGGAGTTATGATGTAAATGAGAGGTTCCCAGCTCATAAGGTCTATATCCTTGCGAAAATTATGCCGATTATAGTCAAAAAAGGAAAGACAGGATATTAACACTTCTGACACTGCAAGAGGAGTAAATGCCAGGGGATCAAAAACGGGTAGCGTTGTAAAAAATACCTTATATTACAGTTTGTTAGGAGTCTTCCCCTGTTTCATGGTGTTTCCAGGTCAGTGGGTTGTGAAAAAAACCTGGAAAGCTGATCCCCATGCCGTTGGAACGGCCGACAAGGCCTAGGTTAATCAAAAGTTGTAATATTTTCAACAATTTGGACAGGAAAAGTAAAGGACCATGTGACAGGGAAATACAGACTCTATGGAGGTTAAAACATGAAGAAGATACCTTTGCTTTCGATGGTGTTAATCACTGCGACTATTTTTGCCTTGATGCTCCCGGGCTCCGTTTCGGCCCAGGTGGAGGGAACGATTTCAACGACGGTAATCGACGAAGGGGTCTACGTAACGGTCAAGGAGAGCGTGACGGGGGAAGTCCTGTCTCTTTACAGGATAGAAGGTGACCGCATCGTTCCTGTGGATACGGTGGTCAATACCAGTAACAGAAGCAACAGTGATACCAGTTTTCCGAAGAGATACCTCATTCGACTGGATGTGGAGAACAGATAAATAAATTGACGGTTCAGACCGTCAATTTATTTATTCATCTTCAAACTGAGTGAGGCTGAAAATTTTGTACCCGGCATCTATAACCTTCTTGTGCCCGCCCACGTCCGGCAGGTCCACGATAAAGGAGATCTCCTGCACGATTCCTCCGAGCTTTTCCACAAGCCTTGCTGAAGCGAGAGTCGTTCCCCCGGTGGCCAGCAGGTCATCGATAAGGATCACGCGCTCTCCATCTGACAGGGAGTCCCTGTGCATCTCGATAATGTCAGTTCCATACTCCAGGATGTACTCCTCCTGGACCGTTTCACCGGGCAGTTTTCCCCTCTTCCGGATGGGGATGAAACCCTTCCCCAGGACGTAGGACAGAGCGCCCCCGATGATAAATCCGCGAGCTTCGATTCCCACGATGGTATCAAACTCAAAACCAAGATCATCAGATATGTAGTGCTGGGCCAGGCTGTCGATGACGAGCCTGAACCCGACAGGATCCTTTATCAGGGTGGTGATGTCACGAAACATGATCCCCGCCTTGGGGTAATCGGGAATGGACCTTATCCGTGATTTGATGGGCATGCAAGGCTCCTTTTTTCTGGTGGCATTACGATCCGGGCTGATATGCGGTGTAATATACAAGAGACGGAGCGAGGAAGGAAGAGCGCTGTTGATCAGAAAAGGGTGATGCCGATTCCGGACTCATTGTTACTGAAAATCCCTTGATGCATCATGTTCCAGGTGCTGGAAGCAGTTCCAGAAATTGTCCTGCTTTCTGAAATACCGATATGGCAGCTGGGTACTCCAACAGACGATACCACTGGCTTCACTGACTTGGATGGGATGATATACGATAAGCGCCTGAGCGCATATTTCCCGGGATAAAGGTAAGGGGGATGCTCCAGGCCCGAAGATTACACGTCAGCGGGCTCTCCAGCTTTTTCTTCAGAGGACTCTTCCCCTGCTTCTACGGACTCTTCTACCCCGTCCCCGGCAACAGATTCTGCGTCAGTGGTGAGCGCATCACTCTCTTTTTTCTCTGCCTTTCGAAGCTTTTTCTCATCCTTTTTCTTCTTTTTTGCCAACTCTTTCTGGCGTTTTTCATACTGATAGTTGCGTCTGGCCATTAAACCGTCCTTTGAGTGGATGAAATGGTTGGTGAGGATCAATAATCGGGACCTTCAATCTGCCCCATGTGCTGCAGCGCTTCAGTTCTGATCGGTAGTCAGTTCCCTGACTGAGCCTTACGGTATCATGTTCTTGGCCTATCCGCCAGAAACATCATCAATCACGATTTTCAGGTCCACTCCTTGACCTTTGACCGCCTTTCCTGTTAAAGTGAAAAATATCACAATTAAGGGGTGTATATGAAGTGGATGACAAAATCGCTTCTTACTGTAGTTGGTGTAACAGTTATTTTCGGCACTGGATTTATCCTGGGTGAGAAAATGGCGACGCGACATCTGGACTTTGCCAACATGCGCGTCAACCATGCACTTGAATACAAGAGGTTGATCGAACATTACAGCCCTGACATAAAGTCTCTTGCAGAGAGGTTGCAAACACCTGAAGAGGCCTATAAATACGTCAGAGATCAGATCCAGTTCGAGCCCTGGCGTTCTGTGGAAAGACCAAGCACCATAATCCGGGAAGGGGCGGCCAGCTGCCTGGGCAAAGCGGTTCTATTGTGCAGTATTTACCGTGCCATGGGTGTGGAGC
Proteins encoded:
- a CDS encoding adenine phosphoribosyltransferase; the protein is MPIKSRIRSIPDYPKAGIMFRDITTLIKDPVGFRLVIDSLAQHYISDDLGFEFDTIVGIEARGFIIGGALSYVLGKGFIPIRKRGKLPGETVQEEYILEYGTDIIEMHRDSLSDGERVILIDDLLATGGTTLASARLVEKLGGIVQEISFIVDLPDVGGHKKVIDAGYKIFSLTQFEDE
- a CDS encoding transglutaminase domain-containing protein; amino-acid sequence: MTKSLLTVVGVTVIFGTGFILGEKMATRHLDFANMRVNHALEYKRLIEHYSPDIKSLAERLQTPEEAYKYVRDQIQFEPWRSVERPSTIIREGAASCLGKAVLLCSIYRAMGVEPESTFVVTGQVVSDEGTVEHAWVSLIHDGTHYQQDPSNLLGHFDFGDFPERKYSRSFISAEKYCFNDQGFAVVSQLNRMGDASAQ